Part of the Vigna unguiculata cultivar IT97K-499-35 chromosome 3, ASM411807v1, whole genome shotgun sequence genome, acccttaattatacatttgtttttatttgtgcgattcctttcaatagtcttcaaattgtttataagacgcacatttgttaattttttaatatttttattttttgtttattttcatcatgtaaaatactatttcgatatattttatctaattattttttattttctaactcattacaatcatactttaatttttttcactataattgtataaataatttttatttactacaatataaaaatttaatataattgccattaatatttttttatcaccatccaacgtatattggagttcaaaagatacaagatctatgttaaaattttattattatgtttattatttattatttgcgtcattttgatcaagtgatgtaatataacttttattactgtataaaaaagatattcattataatttaaaaaattgaagtaaataaacattcaaaatatattttaatttgaatatttgtttttccttttatactttttaaaaatatttttaaattttatcaactagatctcattaatgtttttttaataaatgttttattttcatgattttttttttggtattctaatataaaatgtaaacaattataatttatttcatagtaTTTGATATCAAACAAACAATCATCCtcataatattgaatatttgataatattatgtttcctttatcgtattttttttattttataaaaattaattaaaactaatattaaaaaagtaagaaaacGGTAATGGGTAAGAGTACGAGATCATATTCGTTACTCGGTGAAGATTGGAATggaacaaaagtttgatacccgttagaTTTGAGTTTGGGTATGAGaatgataattgattttttttacagaTGGATATGAGATAGTAAAACTCTTACCGTCTCACTCTGTTGTCATATCCCTAGTTCTAACGGTGAGAAGATAACTAATGTATGTCTATTAGGTTTTTCTatgttgcttttttttttcttgtcttaatataattatacaatatttGTTAACCATGGAAAAGCAAATTAGATTCAATAAGTAGAGTGGTAATTTTGTTCAAGTATTTCAATCAGTTTTTCGTTGAGGATGCAATAAGTAGATGCAATCGTTTTATTAATCAATCACTAGAATATGTGAGACATTtctattttcattcattttttttttaatttcaaccaTGATAGCAATAGAGTAGTTGTATTACTCTTCAAATTGTTTTGAGTTGTTACTTTCTAAAGTCAAATtgttaattgttgttattaataAGAAAGTTCTCAACAGAacttttctctgttttttttatttgtcttgtttttctacgacttattttaattaaattataaaaaatgtaaaaaaagtataatatatatatatatatatatatatatatatatatatatatatatatatatataaataaggaaATTGGTTAAGTGTTGAATGAATTGAAAGATCGTAGATGTTTTGGGTGGGAGACCACAAAGCTAGTGATTATAAATTAGTGTAATTGGTTAGAGGCACGGGTATATGTCACATGCTCACCATCAATAATTTTATGCTTCCTGGGCCCCACCCTCTTTCGTTAATTATCACTCTATTTCACACAATAATAAATCTCTCTCAGTTTATCATGTtctaatgttaaataaatttattttggtgTGTATCGTTTGAACTTGTTATTGTTTGGATAGAAAATTTTGCACCGATTAAATATAGATAcgagtataaaaaataagtatgcGGATGGAAATGATACGTATATATCCGTTTCGACTTCATCTTCCTATATCTATTATGATATTCGtgaacatttaaatttttaaaatattcataacatatatatatatatatatatatatatatatatactacatattttttatttttatgttgatttgtcatgaaattcatttgtatctttgatatattttttgtcttatcaCAATTTTCATCCAAGTTTAAATGATGtgtgtcaattaaatatttgttatatcttacatttgaatatttttaatattttgtaatatttttatttattatatatttttcacataaaaatatttaacattatcaatttaagtattcgatggcataaacctttcatttatcaatttatataaaaaatttatcttatttattatattattactaatttttgttcttttgaataacttttttgtttcgttaaaacaaatttcattatcTCTCAATCATcgattatgttgatatttaaaaaaaattcttaaatctttctaaggtatttttcattttatcatacccttaattattatagatttattttttttttgtgcaaagtctttcaaattatttttaagacacatttgatcatttttttactgtttttattttttgtttatttttattatgtataatactattttaatatattatcactgcaattgtataaataaattttatttactataatataataatttaatgtaattgttataatttttttatcatcatttaaGATATATTGAAgtacaaaagataaaagacCTATGTTAAAGTTCTATTATTATTAGTCTAATTTTTTGTTTGCGTGCTGTGATAAAGTGATTTATTATAACAAATCCATATTTATGCTATTACAAATACATATCAATGTCATGGTAAAACTCGTACTAATATATATTACACATGTACCACTATTCAGCCAAATAGTCATTGATTTAAGTAGTAAAACGTGATAGTTCAAGTAATGTTAAAGAGTTATGAAGTTTATCATCATAATATAATCTCAAATCTTGATCAGCACTAAAACACATAGTGGCAAAAAAAGGTTTGATAGTAGTCAACAGTCTCATGTCAAAAAGTGCTATGATTTTCTCATTATAAATTACTGTTCTTATAAAATACCACTGTCACATTATTAAAGCTTACAATGGCCTCGTGATTTATAGAGAAAAAGGGGATTAATAATTGTTTCACTGTTAGGTGAATTAATTAGTTAATCGAATATAATCTTCAGCGGAGGAAAGGACAACACAAAGGGAatcgattttattttatttattttttactttgttattACTTATTCATCTTTTCCTCTCCTTTCATGAATATGTTTCCAGAATGATAATAACATCTGTGTTGGAAGTTGGTGACACGAGTTTGATTAAGGAAACGCCAGATTCATTGGTGAGTCGTGACCATTGCCGTTTGCTTTGTAAATGGTCATACTTTTATGCTAGTGCTGGATGTGGACACACAACAACAAAGACCCATTTCCATTTCTATCGAGTTTTTTCTCAAGATTCTCTggtttttcttcctttctctttcACTATTTTTCAGAATCACCCTCCACAATCTGAAAAGTGACatgcaaaaattttaaatacttttggTGTGGTCCTCTTACAAATCAACCCAACCAAGCCATTCTACGATTCTAACAAAGGGATGTGGGGTGGTGAGTGCTTCCACCGAAAACGATGAAACCAGAGCACTCGTGTATCTTAATGGCTCTGAGCCACAGAAAGAGAGAGAGGGTAAGAGTTTAAAGAAAGTGACATGTTGAGTCCTTCATATAGGCCATTGCCTCATCCAAAAGGGCATGTGAGCCTTTAAACTGAGCATCTCAGATAGGCACGCCTCGAccagattcaaattcttttaccCTTCTTCTCaccaacttttattttattatgagatCCATGGCTTGTGATTGGAAGGTGTGGGTAGAAAGGGGAAGAGAAGTTGGTGGGGTCGTGTAAGGTGTGGGCGACAAGTCACATGGCATGTTAGGCCATTCTGCTCTGTCCAATAACCATGTTTTTTGGAGCTTTTGTGAAAAGTTTGGAGAAGTGGAGTTGGACATTCACTCCATTCAATTTCCTTCACACATTCACTTTAATTTCCCCCACAGTATCATGAAGCCTTTAGCTCAGATAAACACCAATAAAATCTCAAATACATAGCAACCTTTGCCATTCAATAGTAACACCAAACAAATATGCATGTCATGTCACCATGTTTGTCTCGTATCCACTAACTCCACTTCAAAACATACTGTATTAATTCAGATCAAAACACAGTAGTTTTTTGTTACCCCACAGATTcgaaaaaatgatattttttgcaAGCTTCACACCATTAAATCACATGCTTAATCATGGATCCGGTTATTAATATTCAAGGAAAGTAAATTTTGCGATGGATTCCCCCACCTTTATGAGAAGAGGCGCGACCTGCAACTGAACCTTCTCAACTCTAAACTCTGTtctattagtttaatttatggTCTTTTGCAAAGATAGAAAAGAGTCAATTTCATGGGTGGAATAGTATTGTTTCGGTTGAGATGATAATTAATCTATTTAGATTTATCCATTTGTAGCAGAAACAAACAAGATTCACATAAGATTACACGAAGTGGTTAAAAGGGATGTTCACATTCTTCGAGATTAAAGTGGGACAAAAATAGATAGATACATAGATTAGATAAATTTGTACTAAGAGTGGAGAGAAAAGGAGGCAAATAATAGTAACAGTTTAAAAAATGGACAGACACGTGAGATGACATACATtacgaggaagaagaagaagaagaagaagcagcgGAGAGAAGGTTAAAGAGAGCGTTCATGGCTCGAACCTGCATCTCAAGAGCGGGTATGTAATCGATGGCTTCTTCAAGAACAACCGGTAACGGTTCTTTCCGGCAACCGGGAACCAACCGTCCCAGGAACCTAACTTTCCTCTGCACACCCGCTCCACCCTTCCCCTTCAGCCGGTGAACGCTCACGCGAGCTCTCTTTGAGCGGCTAGGGAGCGTCGCGGCCACTCTCTGTCTCTTGTGTTTGGTGAACTTGAGCTTGAGCCGGTTGGTGAGGATGGCTCGGCTCCAGCGCGTCCTCCCCTTGGCCGTGGCGGCGAGGACTCTGTCCGCGGCTTGGCGCACGGCTTTGCCTTTGGGCGAGGCGGAGCCGAGGTTGTTGACTCTGGCTAAGGCTTGGCGCAGCTTGGAGGAGTAGATTTGTTGCTGCGCTTGGGATTTCCACTTGGGCTGCTTCTCATCCTCGCGTTcctgtgttttcttcttctttcttctcttcgcGTCACGTGACCGCTCCGTGCTCGCTGTTGTCGGGTTTCTGATCATTGACGATGATGTTGGTTCTGACGATTATGAATTATGATGTCATCTGAAGAATGTTGAATTCTTAAAACAGAGAAAGAAGAGGAACGGGAAAAAGGAGAGAAGGGAACGGAACAGGGTGGGTGAGGCGTTCCGTTAGAGTGTTCCCTTGAGTTGAGTTGAAGGGAGAGAGGGACGGTGGAGTAGAGATATAAAGGGATCACAATCGCGATGGAGAGAGACTGCCAAACCACgcgtcctttttttttttttttttaaataaaaaagaaaaaagtgttttatttattttgggctgCTTAGGCATACTTACTGGACTGGGTTTAACTTTCGGCACTTGTCTGTATGCCAGCCCAGCCAGCCTGTAAAGCCTATTTTTTTGTTCCcaaatcaaaaatataaaatgcatATGTTGCTATCATATTTGTAAACTGGTGACGTTTCTCTGTTTATGAATTATTCACAGCTTCAAATATTGgtctttatattttctaaaattcaaaattttcatttctaaattttttaccttattttattttgaattactcAACTTTCGTCGTCTTCAATCCTGAAGACACATAACTACTACTACCTTTAATCATGCAAAAAGCTAATAAATATAGTACATCATTGTCCCTATTTTATTGATAGTTTATATTCTAAACTGATTgtactatattattttagtttaattattgcTTTTAGTTTGAATTATATAGGTAGGAGAAGtttgtatttaataaatatcttttgtCGTCTTTAAATGAGAGTTGAAACTTGCAATATCACAAGTTCTCTTATAGTTGAATAGGCAATTCTAATGTAActactttatttgtttttgtctatatttatataaatacctttatattgattttttcatatagctttttcttcttttcacaatCCTTTTTTTACTATGTCTATATTTGTTTCGTTATGTTTTTAAATACATAACTTTAATGAAAAATTTCATAAACAAAAGGGGTGATAAAAGGCttggaaatgaaaaaaaaaatgtatataaagtGAGACATAAAAGTAGTATTGTGGTGAATGTTTTGGTTGGCCAAGGGTAAGAAGGCACTGGAAATAGAATTTGGAGCGCATGGCATGTGTGTTTCATAGTTGAAGATTAGAACAGAAAAATCCAGCGAGGTTGAGAGCGAAAGGACCCTTCTTCGAGATGTCAAAGGTGGTCCATTGAAACACTTTATGCACAACAGTGAAACATGCATAAAAAAAGGGGCCAAACGGTTGGAACAATTACGAAATCTTTTGGATAAAAACTATACTGTTTCATCGTATTATTACTTAACAAGTTAGGGTTTAATGTAACTTTGAAGGAATTTGAAATGGAGAAGCTAAGAAAAAGTATTGTGTGGGAGATGAGTGAGCAACTGGATCCGCATTGGATGGGTGCATGCATGATGGTGGCTTTCCATTGAGGTAATCCGTGCAATGATTGTTgggtatgtatgtgtgtgtgtgagtgtggtCATCCATTATAACATTAACAATAAACAAATGAGGGATGCATCATCTCcaaattcttttgtttttttgttgttgccagagattttggatttttattcttttcacaCCTTCTATCATGCTCCACcaatttatacttattttacaatttaattctCAATCATAATCAACATCTTCCTATTTTTTGCTCTTGTTTGTTTGATATCATGGTGCTTGCAAACCTAATGGCCCTTTGCTTTGTCCCTACTTCATTCCATGATGGCTCGGGACTCCAGAGGATAATTAACCAAAGACAAAGCTGCACAACACACTTCATAAAATTGTGAATGAAGGGTCAAAACTAAAAAGTAGTTCATGTGTTTATAGCAAGAACACCGGTATAATTTTGATAccatatattttttctacacaTTATCTCTCATaactatttactttttttttaaatataaaagttaatttttgtttagattattttaattttataaatattgtcagataattatcaaattgtgtcaaacaattttttttctttgtactaACAGAGAGGCTATCATAAGCATATCGCTTCTCG contains:
- the LOC114176208 gene encoding transcription factor bHLH147-like, coding for MIRNPTTASTERSRDAKRRKKKKTQEREDEKQPKWKSQAQQQIYSSKLRQALARVNNLGSASPKGKAVRQAADRVLAATAKGRTRWSRAILTNRLKLKFTKHKRQRVAATLPSRSKRARVSVHRLKGKGGAGVQRKVRFLGRLVPGCRKEPLPVVLEEAIDYIPALEMQVRAMNALFNLLSAASSSSSSSS